The following coding sequences lie in one Aspergillus luchuensis IFO 4308 DNA, chromosome 8, nearly complete sequence genomic window:
- a CDS encoding uncharacterized protein (COG:T;~EggNog:ENOG410PFPV;~InterPro:IPR004813,IPR004648;~PFAM:PF03169;~TransMembrane:12 (o37-58i102-120o140-167i174-197o248-271i310-330o336-359i420-443o490-508i515-531o537-553i565-587o);~go_process: GO:0055085 - transmembrane transport [Evidence IEA]), whose amino-acid sequence MSNVSFGGTNGTAYVTYIFQVLKAKSFYNLTSLYDQAGFQILVTLSTQLLGYGCAGVVRRFLVYPPSMIYPKCLSTIALNKALHSDEGRERVHGWKISRYRFFMYCFIGMFFYYWFPGYIFQALSYFNWINWIAPDNVKLAIICGTITGLGLNPLPTFDWNIIYALYDPIIYPFYALANIGIGTILGAFCVIAPVYFSNVWKTAYFPIISNDVFDDTGNTYNVTRVLNSKGEFDLEGYEGYSQPYLTAGYSVMFFFFFAMYLATIVHVALYNRREIMKGFRALWKWASAREEHEDVHNRLMKQYKEVPEWWYLVVLAVAFVFGCIGVAKYDTGMPIWGIVFAIILCLVLQIPYGMVYAITNSEVTNNVIAEFIGGYAITGKPVANLLFKAFGYIACAQSIQFVADLKLGHYMKIAPRVMFAAQLVATIVGAFVSLGVNVWALANIEDVCSTTQPDKFTCAGARDFYTSSVIWGAIGPRRLFGSGQIYNPLLYGFLVGALLPIPFYFITKWRPRSILRYVYIPLVFYGICDISPYNVTYAWCPMVVGFIFNYWIKRRWQAWWEKYAYVFTTAMSCGVAISAIIIFFAVEYKEVNLNWWGNEVSYAGCDNDGCTLLAIPEGGKI is encoded by the exons ATGTCCAATGTCTCCTTCGGCGGTACCAATGGCACAGCCTACGTGACGTACATCTTTCAGGTGCTGAAAGCCAAATCCTTCTATAACCTGACGTCGCTGTACGATCAAGCCGGTTTCCAAATCCTCGTTACGCTATCCACACAACTACTGGGCTACGGCTGTGCCGGCGTGGTACGCCGATTCCTAGTGTACCCACCGTCCATGATCTACCCGAAATGCCTCTCAACCATCGCTCTGAACAAAGCCCTACACAGTGATGAAGGTCGCGAGCGGGTCCACGGCTGGAAGATCAGCCGATACCGCTTTTTCATGTACTGCTTCATAGGCATGTTCTTCTACTACTGGTTCCCGGGGTATATCTTTCAAGCCTTGTCGTACTTCAACTGGATCAACTGGATCGCCCCGGATAACGTCAAGCTAGCCATCATTTGTGGGACTATCACCGGGCTTGGCCTCAACCCCTTACCCACTTTCGATTGGAACATCATCTACGCACTCTACGACCCGATCATCTATCCCTTCTACGCATTGGCCAACATTGGTATCGGCACTATCCTGGGAGCCTTCTGCGTCATTGCCCCCGTCTACTTCAGCAACGTGTGGAAGACCGCTTATttccccatcatcagcaacgaTGTTTTCGACGACACGGGCAACACGTACAATGTCACCCGAGTGCTGAACAGTAAGGGCGAATTCGACCTAGAAGGCTATGAAGGTTACAGTCAACCGTATCTGACGGCCGGGTACTCCGTcatgttctttttcttcttcgccatgtACTTGGCAACTATCGTGCACGTCGCACTCTACAACCGGCGCGAGATCATGAAGGGATTTCGCGCCCTATGGAAATGGGCCAGTGCGCGAGAGGAGCACGAGGACGTCCACAATCGCTTGATGAAGCAATACAAGGAGGTCCCGGAGTGGTGGTACCTGGTTGTGCTGGCTGTCGCGTTCGTGTTCGGCTGCATTGGCGTCGCCAAGTACGACACCGGCATGCCCATCTGGGGTATCgtcttcgccatcatcctctgcctCGTGCTGCAGATTCCATACGGCATGGTCTACGCCATCACTAACTCTGAGGTAACGAACAACGTTATTGCCGAGTTCATTGGAGGATACGCCATCACCGGCAAACCCGTcgccaacctcctcttcaaGGCATTCGGATATATCGCCTGTGCCCAGTCCATCCAGTTCGTGGCTGATCTAAAGCTGGGCCATTATATGAAGATTGCCCCGCGAGTGATGTTCGCAGCCCAGCTGGTAGCCACTATCGTCGGTGCATTTGTCTCCCTTGGAGTAAATGTCTGGGCCCTGGCCAATATCGAGGACGTGTGTTCCACCACCCAGCCGGACAAGTTTACCTGCGCCG GCGCTCGAGACTTCTATACCTCCTCTGTAATCTGGGGCGCCATCGGCCCACGCCGCCTCTTCGGCTCAGGACAGATCTATAACCCACTGCTATACGGCTTTCTCGTTGGCGccctccttcccatcccttTCTACTTCATCACCAAATGGCGCCCCCGCTCCATTCTCCGATACGTTTATATTCCGCTGGTATTCTACGGGATCTGCGATATCTCACCGTACAATGTCACGTACGCGTGGTGTCCGATGGTGGtgggcttcatcttcaactatTGGATCAAGAGACGGTGGCAGGCGTGGTGGGAGAAGTATGCGTATGTTTTCACGACCGCTATGTCGTGTGGAGTGGCTATCTCTGCCATTATTATCTTCTTTGCTGTCGAGTATAAGGAGGTTAATTTGAATTGGTGGGGGAATGAGGTCTCGTATGCTGGGTGTGATAATGATGGGTGTACGTTGTTGGCGATtccggagggagggaagatcTGA
- a CDS encoding TauD/TfdA dioxygenase family protein (COG:I;~EggNog:ENOG410PMD3;~InterPro:IPR042098,IPR003819;~PFAM:PF02668;~go_function: GO:0016491 - oxidoreductase activity [Evidence IEA];~go_process: GO:0055114 - oxidation-reduction process [Evidence IEA]): MSTTSTVTQTVLCSRPNLKVIKNGFGAEITGLDFTYGVTDEAFRFIEDAVKKYGFDVVRKTNLVDETHLELARKFGELDDVTPYNKAGRVHRLKYNELFDVGNIELDGSIVDLNSPRGEANKGNSLFHTDSSFNPRRAGYSLLLAHELPPPGTGGSTAFADMRGAYRDLDDDFKHFLHERNFIARHSILHSKKMAAPEHFKDVNPTDHFMSRHLLLQEHERTGIPTIYLAKHIHSLEGVSPEESQKILERLFEHSTQDKYVIEVEWMNVGDMIVWDNTCTMHRAISGEFMTKYRRDMRRATVHDDSSLAWGLNPKSDQRMGLP; encoded by the exons ATGTCTACCACTTCTACCGTCACTCAAACCGTCCTTTGCTCCAGGCCGAACCTCAAAGTCATTAAAAATGGTTTCGGTGCCGAGATTACTGGCCTGGATTTCACTTACGGTGTCACTGATGAAGCGTTTCGCTTTATTGAGGATGCGGTAAAGAAG TATGGCTTTGACGTTGTGCGTAAGACAAACCTCGTCGACGAGACTCACCTCGAGCTGGCTCGCAAGTTTGGTGAACTTGACGATGTAACTCCGTACAATAAGGCGGGTCGTGTGCATCGCCTCAAATACAACGAGCTCTTTGACGTGGGGAACATCGAACTTGACGGCTCCATTGTGGATCTAAACAGCCCGCGAGGCGAGGCGAATAAG GGTAACTCTCTGTTTCACACGGACTCTAGCTTCAACCCTCGCCGAGCCGGTTACTCTCTTCTACTTGCCCATGAGCTTCCGCCACCCGGGACTGGGGGCTCTACTGCCTTTGCCGACATGAGGGGCGCCTACCGTGACCTTGACGACGATTTCAAGCACTTCCTCCACGAAAGAAACTTCATTGCCCGTCATTCCATCCTGCATTCCAAGAAAATGGCTGCTCCGGAGCATTTCAAGGATGTTAACCCTACGGACCATTTTATGTCCCGCCACTTACTACTGCAAGAGCACGAGCGCACCGGCATTCCCACTATTTACCTAGCCAAACACATTCACTCTCTCGAAGGTGTCTCCCCGGAAGAATCCCAGAAGATCCTTGAAAGGCTTTTCGAGCACTCCACTCAAGACAAGTACGTCATTGAAGTGGAATGGATGAATGTTGGTGATATGATTGTCTGGGACAATACATGTACGATGCACCGTGCCATCAGTGGCGAGTTCATGACCAAGTACAGGAGAGACATGCGGCGTGCCACTGTGCATGATGACAGTAGTTTAGCATGGGGCCTGAATCCCAAAAGCGATCAGCGGATGGGGCTCCCTTAA
- a CDS encoding uncharacterized protein (COG:O;~EggNog:ENOG410PU84;~InterPro:IPR011118,IPR029058;~PFAM:PF07519;~SECRETED:SignalP(1-19)) has protein sequence MRSHHLWAAALALTKTVQATTSQDVCTVSFARSSLPDDSVYPGVSIDRSSVSAVAAYNVSSTDQVYWPGATFDYCNVTFAYSHLGRDDRVVVSYWMPAPSKFANRYLSTGGSGYDITLGSTSLPGGVMYGAVAGTTDGGFGGFENGSDDVWLLANGTLNYETVYMFGYQAIHELTVIGKELTKKFFNTSSIYSYYQGCSEGGRDGFSQIQRFAEDFDGAVTGAPGFRFTFQQMQHLWSPVVEQTLGYYPPPCELEKIVNETIKACDALDGKEDGVVSRTDLCKLHFDANSTIGEPYSCGASSLTTYKRRKRSETYALPAQNGTVSAQGVEVAKEIMRGMHDTKGKQVYFSYQPSAAFSDAETHYDYDTGSWTLDITESNSEWVEKYINLLNATEMPTLKNVTYDNLKEWVRIGWQKYDDTLQATYPDLSPYSEAGGKVLHYHGESDYTVPTASSVHYYESVRRIMYPDMSTNASYAALGEWYRLFLVPGAAHCGPDDSQPNGPWPQKTLETMIRWVEDGVFPEMLNATVLQGEHEGEEQKLCAWPLRPLWKNNGTSMECVNDPEGMKTWVYDLNAFKMPVY, from the coding sequence ATGAGGTCTCACCATCTCTGGGCGGCGGCCCTTGCCCTGACGAAAACGGTCCAAGCCACCACATCGCAAGATGTGTGTACAGTTTCCTTCGCTCGAAGCTCATTGCCAGACGACAGCGTATATCCTGGCGTCTCAATTGACAGGTCTTCTGTGAGTGCAGTGGCAGCCTACAACGTGTCGAGCACAGACCAAGTCTATTGGCCGGGCGCCACATTCGACTACTGCAATGTGACCTTTGCCTACTCCCACTTGGGCCGGGATGACCGGGTAGTGGTTAGCTACTGGATGCCCGCTCCGTCGAAGTTTGCCAACCGTTACCTGTCGACGGGTGGCAGTGGATATGACATCACATTGGGAAGCACTTCCTTGCCCGGGGGTGTCATGTACGGTGCTGTGGCGGGCACAACTgacggtggatttggtggattTGAGAATGGCTCGGACGATGTGTGGCTTCTAGCCAATGGCACCCTCAATTACGAAACGGTCTACATGTTCGGTTACCAGGCTATCCATGAGCTGACCGTCATCGGGAAGGAGCTTACCAAGAAGTTCTTCAATACCTCCTCCATCTATTCTTATTACCAAGGTTGCTCTGAGGGTGGCCGTGATGGCTTCAGTCAGATCCAACGATTTGCAGAGGACTTCGACGGGGCCGTGACAGGTGCCCCTGGCTTCCGGTTCACTTTCCAACAAATGCAGCACCTTTGGTCACCCGTTGTCGAGCAAACTTTGGGCTATTATCCCCCTCCCTGTGAGCTTGAGAAGATTGTGAATGAAACGATCAAGGCTTGTGATGCCCTTGACGGCaaggaggatggtgttgtttcGCGAACGGACCTCTGCAAGCTTCACTTCGACGCTAACAGCACGATCGGCGAACCGTACAGTTGTGGAGCTTCCTCTTTGACAACCtacaagagaagaaagcgaTCGGAGACATATGCGCTCCCCGCCCAGAACGGCACTGTTTCTGCCCAAGGTGTGGAAGTCGCAAAAGAAATCATGCGGGGAATGCACGATACGAAGGGGAAGCAAGTCTACTTCTCCTACCAGCCAAGTGCGGCTTTCTCCGACGCGGAGACCCACTACGACTACGATACCGGCTCTTGGACCCTCGATATTACCGAATCAAACAGTGAATGGGTGGAGAAATACATTAATCTCCTTAATGCCACTGAGATGCCTACGCTCAAGAACGTCACTTATGACAACCTGAAGGAATGGGTCCGCATCGGCTGGCAGAAATACGACGACACTCTTCAGGCAACTTACCCCGATCTGTCGCCCTACTCCGAAGCGGGCGGTAAGGTGCTTCACTACCATGGAGAATCTGATTACACTGTTCCCACTGCATCGTCTGTGCATTACTATGAGTCTGTCCGTCGTATTATGTACCCTGACATGTCAACGAACGCAAGCTACGCCGCTTTGGGTGAGTGGTATCGCCTTTTCCTCGTTCCCGGTGCGGCACACTGTGGCCCGGATGACTCCCAGCCCAATGGACCTTGGCCACAGAAGACGCTAGAGACTATGATTCGAtgggttgaggatggagTCTTCCCTGAAATGCTGAATGCAACGGTGCTGCAGGGTGAGCATGAAGGCGAAGAGCAGAAGCTCTGCGCATGGCCTCTTAGACCTCTGTGGAAGAACAATGGCACCAGCATGGAGTGCGTGAATGATCCGGAGGGCATGAAGACTTGGGTCTATGACTTGAATGCTTTCAAGATGCCGGTGTATTAG
- a CDS encoding RTA1 domain-containing protein (COG:S;~EggNog:ENOG410Q2XW;~InterPro:IPR007568;~PFAM:PF04479;~TransMembrane:7 (o23-42i49-69o89-112i124-147o167-189i201-218o238-259i);~go_component: GO:0016021 - integral component of membrane [Evidence IEA]), translated as MATSQCVSYDPDIVTPFGYRPSIVAGVIFMVLFAGLFAVHVWQGLKYKCLWLGLAFSLGAFGEFTGWLARTVAWRCPYSVRLLEMQLAALIMAPAFTTAGVYSVLGQIVSIIGQDKSPLTPKQYLVIFMTVDFWSLLLQAVGGGIAGAAFGAHTSYWPGTYTMVAGIIWQLVSTCVFTTLLEYVIYRAIYQIARNSSLRKITSSLMIACTCMVARGIYRSMELMNGWEGYLFTHEIYAIILDALVMFIASLTLAIWNPAALIEEARRHRDTELVQLRGEECRDRKPSGQDQPAHAEPVIGTIE; from the exons ATGGCAACGTCACAATGCGTTTCATACGACCCGGATATTGTCACACCTTTCGGTTACCGGCCTTCTATTGTGGCAGGTGTTATATTCATGGTCCTCTTCGCCGGCCTCTTTGCAGTTCATGTATGGCAAGGACTCAAATATAAATGCCTCTGGCTAGGGTTGGCCTTCTCACTAGGTGCCTTCGGGGAATTTACCGGATGGCTCGCCCGTACAGTAGCCTGGCGCTGTCCATATTCCGTAAGGCTGCTGGAGATGCAGCTTGCTGCTCTGATAATGG cGCCCGCCTTCACGACAGCCGGTGTCTACAGTGTTCTCGGTCAGATAGTTTCTATAATCGGCCAAGATAAATCCCCTCTTACACCCAAGCAATACCTGGTAATCTTCATGACGGTCGACTTCTGgagtcttcttctccaagctgTGGGCGGTGGtattgctggtgctgctttCGGCGCACACACTTCCTACTGGCCAGGCACCTACACAATGGTAGCAGGAATCATCTGGCAACTCGTCTCAACCTGCGTTTTTACTACGTTACTCGAATACGTGATCTACCGCGCCATATACCAGATTGCACGGAATTCATCCCTGCGAAAAATTACATCTTCCCTGATGATCGCATGCACGTGCATGGTAGCGCGGGGAATCTACCGCAGCATGGAGCTGATGAATGGGTGGGAGGGATATCTTTTCACGCACGAGATCTATGCAATTATTCTGGATGCTCTAGTCATGTTCATTGCTAGCTTGACGCTGGCAATCTGGAACCCTGCTGCATTGATTGAAGAGGCTAGGAGGCATCGTGACACGGAATTGGTGCAGCTCCGTGGAGAGGAATGCCGAGATCGGAAGCCGAGTGGGCAGGATCAGCCGGCCCATGCAGAGCCTGTTATCGGTACGATCGAATAA
- a CDS encoding uncharacterized protein (COG:S;~EggNog:ENOG410PVQW;~InterPro:IPR036864,IPR007219,IPR001138;~go_function: GO:0000981 - DNA-binding transcription factor activity, RNA polymerase II-specific [Evidence IEA];~go_function: GO:0003677 - DNA binding [Evidence IEA];~go_function: GO:0008270 - zinc ion binding [Evidence IEA];~go_process: GO:0006351 - transcription, DNA-templated [Evidence IEA];~go_process: GO:0006355 - regulation of transcription, DNA-templated [Evidence IEA]), with translation MTASTGKRSSRACLRCRKRKTRCDLDTIGEPGKAPCVFRHDTKSQCVLIKSRRGGNFRQHQHKSGTSRRQKTPLPTNSGDSNGPDVEPANSVSDVTESSSNGEDSVGRQNPGDVLAMELRNPSDALQILAMSGQVRSGSRLQAQFTSTANLEEQLDAAAHRTSASDTNHSQDSQSHQRPSATMFDDYDLVKRGVLRPSLVFELLHEYHNYYHPYCPIVPSHLLVSSRMGQTQRSEYFLLTAILTIASRDNPHHSLTHRYCWDHTQRLLVDVLLAHPWTQTPATVQGLLLLAEWLPHIQVQETSSESSKNLFSEDRTAWSLVGLAVRQGYLQRLDQAAFRSFSHSGSKQRTEQDRIVWAYIFIADRQISVRLGQSFWSRGPSLAAKFTADDFPSLQPRPENDNEDYASWLQASMELIQNLHNAHAILYSSKDRTLAMVYEGDYARYLDDFRTSATTWRSAWGNLAVSAKIRTTLLIMYEYICLYTNAFSFQAVLTRASRPYGSSNKGQQSERPFADILSKGIMASPDGRYIFDAISAARNLLALMNSLDPQHVLCYLPSRYYLYGVYAAVLLHKADRAGAFQSEEQNQEITNLAQKFISVLEKGASTESHICHSYSRMLRQLWSRREKKNTKASRSQDNIELNLGDQHNLSTPPQSFLLAQEPDNQTFADGTLGDACISQQISPLPMENDVSEFPSVEGYFLGSFMPGIADFSTPNFDEYLAQEYTLIGGADGPQNWNSVDPNVDSHILDL, from the exons ATGACTGCCAGTACAGGTAAGAGGTCGTCTCGTGCCTGCCTGCGATGCCGTAAGCGCAAAACCAGATGCGACCT TGATACCATCGGAGAACCAGGCAAAGCTCCCTGTGTCTTTCGCCATGATACTAAGAGCCAATGTGTCCTCATCAAGTCCAGGCGAGGGGGAAATTTtcgccagcatcagcacAAGTCGGGCACTTCGCGACGGCAGAAGACTCCGCTGCCAACAAACTCCGGAGACTCGAACGGGCCTGACGTGGAACCGGCTAATAGCGTGTCTGATGTGACCGAAAGTTCATCAAATGGTGAAGACAGCGTTGGCAGACAGAATCCTGGAGATGTACTAGCTATGGAACTCCGGAATCCATCTGATGCGCTGCAAATACTAGCAATGTCTGGTCAGGTCCGGTCCGGAAGTCGGCTTCAAGCTCAGTTCACCAGCACGGCAAACTTAGAGGAACAATTGGACGCGGCAGCTCACAGAACAAGCGCGTCAGACACCAACCATTCTCAGGACTCTCAAAGCCACCAGAGACCTTCGGCCACTATGTTTGATGACTACGACTTGGTGAAGAGAGGCGTATTGCGCCCGAGCCTTGTATTTGAGCTACTACATGA ATATCACAATTATTATCATCCGTATTGTCCGATCGTCCCTTCTCATTTGCTGGTTTCATCAAGAATGGGCCAAACTCAACGGTCTGAATACTTTCTTCTCACAGCTATCCTCACCATTGCGTCGAGAGACAATCCCCACCATTCACTCACCCATCGTTATTGCTGGGATCACACCCAACGTCTCCTGGTTGATGTACTCCTGGCACACCCCTGGACCCAAACGCCAGCAACTGTCCAGGGACTGTTACTTTTGGCGGAGTGGCTTCCCCATATTCAAGTTCAAGAAACATCATCTGAATCGTCCAAAAATCTGTTTAGCGAAGATAGAACAGCTTGGTCGCTTGTTGGGCTCGCAGTCCGGCAAGGCTATCTCCAGCGCCTCGACCAGGCCGCCTTTCGTAGTTTTAGTCACAGTGGGTCAAAGCAACGAACAGAGCAAGACAGGATTGTCTGGGCAT ATATTTTTATTGCCGATCGTCAGATATCAGTCCGACTTGGGCAGTCATTCTGGTCCCGAGGCCCGTCTCTTGCCGCAAAATTTACCGCCGACGATTTCCCCAGTCTTCAGCCTCGTCCGGAGAACGACAATGAGGACTATGCATCGTGGCTGCAAGCCTCTATGGAGCTGATACAAAACTTGCATAATGCTCATGCAATTCTTTACTCATCCAAAGACCGAACATTGGCAATGGTCTATGAAGGTGATTACGCCCGGTATCTTGATGACTTTCGAACTTCCGCAACCACGTGGCGCTCGGCATGGGGCAATCTAGCTGTGTCCGCTAAGATAAGGACAACTCTTCTTATCATGTACGAGTATATTTGCCTTTACACGAAtgccttttccttccagGCGGTCCTAACAAGGGCTTCTCGCCCATATGGATCATCCAACAAGGGACAGCAGAGTGAGCGCCCATTTGCCGACATATTATCCAAAGGCATCATGGCATCCCCCGATGGTCGGTACATATTTGATGCTATTAGCGCAGCGAGGAATCTGTTGGCTCTGATGAATAGTCTTGATCCGCAACATGTACTATGCTACCTACCGTCTCGTTATTACTT ATATGGTGTCTATGCAGCAGTCCTACTGCACAAAGCAGACCGAGCAGGGGCATTCCAATCCGAAGAACAGAACCAAGAGATTACCAACTTAGCCCAAAAATTCATATCTGTTCTGGAAAAGGGAGCGTCGACTGAATCACACATCTGCCACAGTTACAGTCGGATGCTAAGGCAACTATGGAGCCGgcgggaaaagaagaatactaAAGCTTCACGCAGCCAAGATAACATAGAATTGAACCTTGGTGACCAGCACAATCTCTCAACTCCCCCACAATCGTTTCTATTGGCTCAAGAGCCCGATAATCAGACATTCGCCGATGGCACCTTGGGCGACGCTTGCATCTCACAACAGATAAGCCCTCTACCAATGGAAAATGATGTGTCAGAGTTTCCCTCTGTTGAGGGTTATTTCCTTGGTTCGTTTATGCCTGGTATCGCTGACTTTAGCACTCCTAATTTCGATGAATACTTGGCCCAAGAATACACCTTGATCGGTGGTGCAGATGGTCCCCAAAACTGGAACTCAGTAGATCCTAATGTGGATTCTCACATTCTTGATTTGTAG
- a CDS encoding uncharacterized protein (CAZy:CBM50;~COG:S;~EggNog:ENOG410PSHX;~InterPro:IPR018392,IPR036779;~PFAM:PF01476;~SECRETED:SignalP(1-21)) — MLPGPNKLFLLTAALFGHAMALPATVDYYVLPSTGSVLNLDVAASNITYTVQGNDTIHTIAAKYNVGACDLARLNVLSDPNFLYENETLRIPARATFPDDYSCFSTNNTDATATCIYGGPHVYTILPGDTIQKIANERYNITTDSILSFTAQTGYIAALNPGIYDVLETGQTVKIPSCDNSACTMADFTFTYGTLQDFATAYNVSVGQIMSLNLGYNHTDYIAPLGVVYDCTLLD, encoded by the exons ATGTTACCAGGCCCGAACAAGCTGTTCCTGTTAACAGCAGCATTATTTGGACATGCCATGGCTCTACCAGCCACCGTAGATTACTATG TTCTCCCTAGCACCGGCTCCGTCCTCAACCTGGACGTCGCAGCCAGTAACATCACCTACACTGTGCAAGGTAATGACACTATCCATACCATAGCCGCCAAATACAACGTCGGCGCCTGTGACCTCGCCCGTCTGAACGTCCTCTCCGACCCGAACTTCCTATACGAGAACGAGACCCTCCGGATTCCCGCCCGCGCTACCTTCCCCGACGACTACTCCTGCTTCAGCACGAACAACACCGACGCAACAGCTACATGCATCTACGGCGGTCCTCACGTATATACCATCTTACCCGGAGATACGATTCAGAAGATCGCCAACGAGCGGTACAATATCACAACGGATTCGATTCTCAGCTTCACTGCGCAGACGGGCTACATTGCTGCTTTGAACCCCGGTATTTATGATGTGCTGGAGACCGGGCAGACGGTGAAGATCCCGAGTTGTGATAATTCGGCGTGCACGATGGCGGACTTTACATTTACGTATGGCACGTTGCAGGATTTTGCCACGGCGTATAATGTTAGTGTGGGGCAGATTATGTCGTTGAATTTGGGGTATAATCATACGGATTATATTGCGCCGTTGGGTGTTGTGTATGATTGTACTTTGTTGGATTAA
- a CDS encoding uncharacterized protein (COG:T;~EggNog:ENOG410PFPV;~InterPro:IPR004813;~TransMembrane:2 (i117-136o142-161i);~go_process: GO:0055085 - transmembrane transport [Evidence IEA]) → MADYREPISLSSHSDKEKADATGTKIDESDLQSLLDQLRQIVAENELDVNFPVQIIAQAREMLDADTKHIDLSQLQEVMSDIEKHRDLIENDSPYPEVRAVVDPTDDPEISANTFRAWFLGMIATIVFTGVNQFFTLRYPTIAIYSIVAQLLSYPCGVFMAKTLPTRQWNLFG, encoded by the coding sequence ATGGCCGACTACAGAGAGCCCATCTCCTTGAGCAGCCATTCCGATAAGGAAAAGGCTGACGCAACGGGTACCAAGATCGATGAGTCCGATCTGCAATCTCTATTAGATCAATTGCGGCAGATTGTGGCTGAAAATGAACTTGACGTCAACTTCCCTGTTCAGATCATCGCTCAGGCGCGCGAGATGCTCGACGCCGATACCAAGCATATTGATCTCTCTCAGCTGCAGGAGGTTATGTCAGATATTGAAAAACATCGTGACCTCATTGAGAATGACTCTCCCTATCCGGAGGTCCGCGCTGTGGTCGACCCAACCGATGACCCTGAAATCTCGGCCAATACTTTCCGAGCGTGGTTCCTGGGCATGATAGCTACCATCGTCTTCACGGGGGTCAACCAGTTCTTCACCCTGCGCTATCCCACTATTGCCATATATTCGATTGTCGCTCAATTGCTGTCCTACCCCTGCGGGGTCTTCATGGCCAAAACCCTGCCTACGCGCCAGTGGAACCTGTTTGGCTGA